One Candidatus Brocadia sp. genomic window, GATCTCTAATCCACCCGACTGGCAATATTTTATAGGGCATCGGTTTATCAGGGATATCAGCTCTACGATTATCTTGGGGGCTGATTACACGATTAGCGAGAAATGGAGAATCATGGCAGTGGAAAAGTATGACTTCAGGTCTCTGGAAATTGAGGATGGCAGGGACAGGGAAACGGAAAATAAACCCAAGAATCTTAAAACAAATTTTGTATTATCCCGCTATTTTCATGATTGGGTAGGAAGTATTACGCTCGAATTAGATCCGGTAAGAAACGACAGTTCCTATAGATTTGACATAACTCCCAGAGGATTAGAAAAAAGATCAAGACGTTTTTGGTTTTGAGATATACATATGATGAAAAAGGCGGTTTATCCCGGAACATTTGATCCTGTTACCAACGGCCACCTTGATGTAATCAAAAGGGGGAGTCTCATTTTTGACATGTTAGTTGTTTCGGTGGGATGTAATCCGTTAAAAGATGCCCTATTCTCCGTGGCGGAACGCATGGAGATGATTCGGGAATATGTTAAGGATCTGAAAAATGTTGAGGTCGACAGTTTTGAAGGCATGTTGGTGGATTATCTCAAAAAACAAAAAACAAATATTATATTGCGTGGCATACGTACAGTATCGGA contains:
- the coaD gene encoding pantetheine-phosphate adenylyltransferase, whose protein sequence is MKKAVYPGTFDPVTNGHLDVIKRGSLIFDMLVVSVGCNPLKDALFSVAERMEMIREYVKDLKNVEVDSFEGMLVDYLKKQKTNIILRGIRTVSDFEYEFQRALTNRVLNKEVETVFVMTSEQYSFLNSTLIKEAVSLGGSVSQFVPPDVEKRLVQKFKHMHRKYTQ